From Melospiza georgiana isolate bMelGeo1 chromosome 33, bMelGeo1.pri, whole genome shotgun sequence, the proteins below share one genomic window:
- the CD84 gene encoding SLAM family member 5 isoform X2, with translation MHDKSSVRSEPIMAAPAGASNITVVIGVLGESVTFHVNTTDEDPALWSFGDKVIVTVPFKDPSVAVFHNDTYKLYCHVSEKGRALTVAPLRMEDAGHYSVRINGKAYNFTLHVFRKLAELTVTSEAQNSSDGSCHHYLQCSLSGTDFGSVSYSWWAGNQLLAEGPMLPVNESLLGVREPLMCTARNAVSSRNVPVTNLVMLCAGANSGSWIWILILILIILGIVAVLLIFFVSYCKSRDECGRPSQKLWATGVPWMRRKFWISVGSQDDSHGAAGDMDTQAEESV, from the exons TAACATCACGGTGGTGATCGGGGTCCTGGGCGAGTCTGTGACCTTCCACGTCAACACCACGGATGAAGACCCGGCACTCTGGAGTTTTGGGGATAAAGTCATAGTGACTGTGCCATTTAAGGATCCTTCTGTTGCCGTTTTTCATAACGACACGTACAAACTTTATTGTCATGTGTCCGAGAAGGGCCGCGCGCTCACAGTCGCCCCGCTGAGGATGGAGGATGCCGGGCACTACTCTGTAAGAATCAACGGAAAAGCATACAACTTCACTCTCCACGTGTTCA GGAAACTGGCAGAGCTCACGGTCACCAGTGAGGCCCAGAACAGCTCGGACGGGAGCTGCCACCACTACCTGCAGTGCTCCCTGTCTGGCACCGACTTCGGGAGTGTCTCCTACAGCTGGTGGGCGGGGAATCAGCTCTTGGCTGAGGGCCCCATGCTGCCGGTGAATGAATCACTCTTGGGTGTGAGGGAGCCACTGATGTGCACAGCACGGAACGCCGTCAGCAGCAGGAACGTCCCTGTCACCAACCTCGTGATGCTCTGCGCAG GTGCCAACTCCGGCAGCTGGATCTGGATCTTGATCTTGATCTTGATCATACTTGGCATTGTCGCAGtgcttttgattttctttgtGTCCTACTGTAAATCCAGAGATGAATGTGGAAGACCATCCCAGAAGCTCTGGGCAACAGGAG TGCCCTGGATGAGGAGAAAGTTCTGGATCAGCGTTGGCAGCCAGGACGACTCACACGGTGCTGCTGGGGACATGGACACACAGGCTGAGGAGTCTGTCTGA